The Pseudobacteroides sp. genome includes a window with the following:
- a CDS encoding CtsR family transcriptional regulator, producing MARMSDLIEEFLKQLMTEMNGVIEIQRNELANHFNCVPSQINYVIDTRFTTERGYYVESRRGGGGHIRIKRINMTNQGAYLMHIISSMGNSISQQNAEIFINNFVGYDMVTQKEGLIIKAAISDKTLCSVNPKDRDYLRAVILKNMLMSLITGSPGND from the coding sequence ATGGCAAGAATGAGTGATTTGATTGAGGAATTTTTAAAGCAGCTGATGACCGAGATGAATGGTGTAATTGAGATACAGAGAAATGAACTGGCAAATCATTTTAATTGCGTGCCGTCCCAGATAAACTATGTTATTGATACCAGATTTACAACTGAAAGAGGTTACTATGTTGAAAGCCGAAGGGGCGGCGGAGGTCACATCCGGATTAAGCGTATCAATATGACTAATCAGGGAGCGTATCTCATGCATATAATATCATCGATGGGAAATAGTATATCACAGCAAAATGCGGAGATATTCATAAACAATTTTGTAGGCTACGACATGGTTACCCAGAAAGAAGGGCTCATTATTAAAGCTGCAATAAGCGATAAGACGCTTTGCAGTGTAAATCCTAAGGACAGAGATTATTTGCGTGCTGTAATTTTGAAAAACATGTTAATGAGTCTTATAACAGGATCACCAGGAAATGACTAG
- the fusA gene encoding elongation factor G: MKEYTSDKIRNVCLMGHGGSGKTTLAEAIMYNTGVLDRFGKIADGTTVCDYDPEEIKRKISISTAIAPCEWKDIKINLIDTPGYFDFVGEVKQGIRVADCGLILAPAKGGVAVGTEKAWDYAREQGIPIMLVVSKIDEENADFFGVVDQMKDIFGKSIIPIQIPIMENGKFTGYLDMIDIKAKKFEKDKLVDIPVPESLSDRIREIRDMMAEAVAETDEDLMNKFFAGEEFTHDEMLKGLKKGILDLSVTPVLCNSAISNSGVQYLMDTIVEYMPSPVDKEIVNARKGDDNTVEIKVDPASPLSVLVFKTIADPFVGKMSMLRVYSGTLKSDSTVFNAGTEKAEKIGQLFVIRGKKHVPVDRLIAGEIGGVAKLQHTNTNNTLCDAGNSIMLDMIEFPEPAISLAVEPKTKGDEEKISAGLQKLQDEDPTFKVSLNTETHQTIISGVGEQHLDVIVSKLKAKFNVSVNLANPRIPFRETIKKKVKVEGKHKKQSGGHGQYGHVWIEFEHGDKEDLVFEEKIFGGAVPRQYFPAVEKGLRESILKGVLAGYPVVNLKATLVDGSYHTVDSSEMAFKIAAHIAYKKGLEQASPTLLEPICRIEVYVPDSYMGDIIGDLNKRRGRILGMNPQDKGMQQVVAEVPQAEMFKYATDLRSMTHGRGYFKMWFERYEEAPPPVSAKVIEEAKKHISETEGLE, translated from the coding sequence ATGAAAGAGTATACAAGTGATAAGATAAGGAACGTTTGTCTCATGGGTCATGGCGGCTCAGGAAAAACTACTCTTGCCGAAGCTATTATGTACAATACCGGAGTATTGGACCGGTTTGGAAAAATTGCAGACGGTACTACTGTTTGCGACTATGACCCCGAAGAAATAAAGAGAAAAATATCAATAAGCACTGCAATAGCACCCTGTGAATGGAAGGACATCAAGATCAATCTTATAGACACTCCAGGGTATTTTGATTTTGTGGGGGAGGTTAAACAGGGAATAAGGGTAGCCGATTGTGGACTGATTCTTGCTCCGGCAAAAGGCGGTGTTGCTGTCGGTACGGAAAAGGCCTGGGATTATGCCAGAGAGCAGGGAATACCCATAATGCTTGTAGTCAGTAAAATAGATGAAGAAAATGCAGATTTCTTTGGTGTTGTGGATCAAATGAAGGATATTTTCGGAAAGAGCATTATTCCTATACAGATTCCCATAATGGAAAACGGAAAATTTACAGGTTACTTGGATATGATAGATATAAAGGCTAAGAAGTTTGAAAAAGATAAGCTTGTTGATATTCCTGTACCTGAGAGCCTTTCAGACAGGATCAGGGAGATAAGAGACATGATGGCAGAGGCAGTAGCAGAGACAGATGAGGACCTTATGAATAAGTTTTTTGCCGGTGAGGAATTTACCCATGATGAGATGTTAAAAGGCCTAAAGAAAGGGATTTTAGACTTGTCGGTTACTCCGGTTCTGTGCAATTCAGCTATAAGCAATTCAGGTGTACAGTATCTTATGGATACGATTGTTGAATACATGCCTTCTCCTGTGGATAAAGAAATAGTAAACGCAAGGAAGGGCGATGACAACACTGTAGAAATAAAGGTTGATCCTGCATCTCCCTTGTCGGTCCTTGTGTTCAAAACCATTGCAGACCCGTTTGTTGGCAAGATGTCCATGTTGAGGGTGTATTCCGGAACTTTAAAATCAGATTCAACAGTGTTTAATGCAGGAACAGAAAAAGCTGAGAAGATTGGTCAGCTTTTTGTTATTAGAGGCAAAAAGCATGTTCCCGTTGACAGGCTTATTGCAGGCGAAATTGGTGGCGTTGCAAAGCTTCAGCATACAAATACAAATAATACATTGTGTGATGCCGGAAACAGTATAATGCTAGATATGATAGAATTCCCTGAGCCTGCCATTTCACTGGCAGTTGAGCCTAAAACCAAGGGGGATGAAGAAAAAATAAGTGCAGGACTGCAAAAGCTTCAGGATGAGGACCCGACCTTTAAGGTATCCCTTAATACCGAAACCCACCAGACTATTATTTCAGGTGTTGGGGAACAGCATCTCGATGTAATAGTAAGCAAGTTGAAAGCTAAATTCAATGTATCTGTAAACCTTGCCAATCCAAGGATACCATTTAGAGAAACAATAAAGAAAAAGGTCAAGGTTGAGGGAAAACATAAGAAACAATCGGGAGGGCACGGGCAGTATGGCCATGTCTGGATAGAGTTTGAACATGGTGATAAGGAAGACCTGGTGTTTGAAGAAAAAATATTTGGCGGTGCTGTACCCAGGCAATATTTCCCGGCCGTGGAAAAAGGGTTGAGGGAGAGTATATTAAAAGGTGTTCTCGCAGGATATCCTGTGGTTAACCTGAAAGCCACATTAGTTGATGGATCATACCATACAGTAGACTCATCGGAAATGGCGTTTAAAATTGCGGCACACATTGCATATAAAAAAGGCCTTGAGCAGGCAAGTCCCACTCTTTTAGAACCTATTTGCCGCATTGAGGTATATGTGCCCGATAGCTACATGGGAGATATAATAGGTGATTTGAACAAGCGAAGAGGCAGAATACTAGGTATGAATCCTCAGGATAAAGGCATGCAGCAGGTTGTGGCAGAAGTGCCTCAGGCTGAAATGTTCAAATATGCAACAGATCTCAGATCCATGACCCATGGCAGGGGATACTTCAAGATGTGGTTTGAACGTTATGAAGAAGCACCGCCTCCTGTGAGTGCAAAGGTTATTGAAGAAGCCAAAAAGCATATATCCGAAACTGAAGGATTGGAATAA
- the aroF gene encoding 3-deoxy-7-phosphoheptulonate synthase, protein MVIVMQPGSKESEINEVSKVLESLGLGVHISKGTERTIIGVIGDKRLLNDVPLELMTGVEKLVPIAESYKLAGKTFRPESSIIDVGGVKIGGKKIVMMAGPCAVESREQILEAARAVKKSGAQILRGGAYKPRTSPYAFQGLEEEGLKYLKEAKDETGLLLITEVTSERAVESAASFVDMFQIGARNVQNFYLLKEVGRSMKPVLFKRGPSTTIDEWLNAAEYIMSEGNYNVILCERGIRTFETATRNTLDISAVPVLKSLSHLPVFIDPSHAGGKAQYVAPLSKAAIAAGADGLIVEVHPNPKCALSDAAQQLTPAAFDDLCKDISKIAEILGREFKYGG, encoded by the coding sequence ATGGTAATAGTAATGCAGCCTGGTTCTAAGGAATCTGAAATAAACGAAGTATCAAAGGTTCTTGAATCCTTAGGCCTGGGGGTACATATCTCCAAGGGAACGGAAAGAACCATTATTGGAGTAATAGGTGATAAAAGGCTATTAAACGATGTTCCGCTGGAATTGATGACCGGAGTGGAAAAACTTGTTCCCATTGCTGAATCATATAAACTGGCAGGCAAAACTTTCAGACCTGAATCCAGTATTATAGATGTAGGCGGAGTCAAAATCGGAGGCAAGAAAATTGTAATGATGGCTGGTCCCTGTGCTGTTGAGAGCCGCGAGCAGATTTTAGAAGCAGCCCGTGCTGTAAAGAAATCAGGTGCCCAAATCCTAAGGGGAGGGGCATACAAGCCCAGAACATCTCCCTACGCTTTCCAGGGGCTTGAAGAAGAAGGCCTCAAATATCTTAAGGAAGCAAAGGATGAAACAGGACTTCTGCTTATAACAGAGGTTACCAGTGAGAGAGCTGTAGAATCGGCAGCATCGTTTGTAGATATGTTCCAAATCGGTGCCAGGAACGTACAGAACTTTTATCTGTTAAAAGAGGTCGGGCGTTCAATGAAACCAGTTCTTTTCAAACGCGGTCCGTCTACTACAATTGATGAATGGCTCAATGCCGCCGAGTATATCATGAGTGAAGGAAACTACAATGTTATCCTTTGCGAAAGGGGCATACGCACATTTGAAACTGCCACAAGAAATACTCTTGATATTAGTGCTGTCCCGGTTTTAAAAAGCTTAAGCCACTTGCCCGTATTTATTGACCCGAGCCATGCGGGAGGAAAAGCCCAATACGTTGCACCGCTATCAAAGGCTGCTATAGCTGCAGGTGCCGATGGTCTTATAGTTGAAGTCCACCCAAATCCCAAATGTGCCTTGTCAGATGCTGCACAGCAGCTTACTCCTGCCGCCTTTGACGATTTGTGTAAAGATATTTCAAAAATTGCCGAAATACTAGGGAGAGAATTTAAATATGGTGGATAA